The Toxotes jaculatrix isolate fToxJac2 chromosome 14, fToxJac2.pri, whole genome shotgun sequence genomic interval CACAATATGACAAGCGGCAGAATGATACAGTCTAATCATCAGTCTCGCTGAACAGCTCCgcaataataaaatacaatctGCATCCAAGCTTTCCTTTTCTAGTTTCCTAATGTTACTATGGTGCTTTAGTGTCATATAGTAAACATAAGCATAATTTTGGACAGATTTTCTTCATTCTCATTATGAAGACAATACTGAAGTTTAAATGTACTTTGTCAACTTAGAGCAGCACTTAAGAGGAGCACCAGAGAAATGTCTTAAGACTGAAGGCaaagtatctttttttttttaactcaaagaagcactgcttttcattttgccTTTCGCTCACTTTGTCACCATCACTCTCCTGCTGATACCCTTAACTTAAActgccagctgctgtttgcttGTGTCATTTTGCAGTTCGCTTGCTCGTGGTGGGGTGCATGAGGAACAGCATTCAACCTTTTTACAAAGCACACtgagttataaaaaaaaaaacaaatctggcTTCATAAAGCTATAGAGTTTGGTGCAGCTGACACCAATCAAATACTGTGATCAACGTCTGATACCAGTCAGGCGGATCTATTTGACACATCATTGCTAGATATACATACCTGTTCCAGCCATGGTACTATACAGTCATTGTGAAACAAATGATTGCACGGCAGTTGTCTAACACTCTCCTCGACGCTGTAGTCTTCTTTGCACACAGGACACTCTAAGCCAGCACctgcacaaacagagaaagacaacactgtctgtctgtgtgtgtgtgtgtgagagacctTCAGTCACATGCATCAGCTGGAcaactgcaaacacactgaTTCTGTTTATTTGAGTGTAGGCAGTGTTATGCAGTGTGAGGTTAAATTCAAGCACTTCACTTCACCACCGCTGACACCACTATGATTAAAAGCTGAAATAGAAATAGATataaagtggggtccaaaagtctgagaccactttcccattcacttGAATGATTATTATCAGCAGTCCTCTCATTATAGATTATGTATTGTGATTGAATTATCTTAAAGGCCAAGAAAAAagggattcttttttttatttggtgtgCTTGGATGAGTAGGTTGTAGTgacacacatgtatgtgtggAGGCAGTAAAAAGGAcagcactgatttaaaaaaaaaaaaaaagatttttttatgttttctgtcttttctgagtgtgtaaatgtgagacGTGAGGACTTACCCACATGTTCCTCTGTGATGGAGATGGTGGGTAAACTCTTtatcctttctctgtctgcaggaggaggaccTGTGTTTTCAAACTGGTTCAATAACTaagagtgaaaacaaatgaattgCATTAAATGGCTGAGATCATCTTCCTTAAAATGTAGAAACCATTTTAGGGCTATGCAGCGTGGTAACATTAtatgctataaaaaaaaaaaattatcattatcatgaattattaatcattattgctgtaaaataaatttaattatCATGATCATGAATTATTAGTAATGATATTATAAATAGATCAATTATAGGGTCCCGACTGAAAAAGCTCTTGTGACACTGTATGTGCTTAAGTGATATGCAGGTTTATTTCCagtataatgtaaaaaaaaaaaaagaaaaaagaaaaaattaccTGTGTAATGATAGCATCAAGTCCATTGGCGCCCCAGGCGTAGTCCATTGGATTGGAATGCAGCATGCCCCTGCAAAACAAAAAGgtagtcagaaaaaaaaacatgagaaagagttaaaaacagtaaacatttttcagctcagcggcattaaacaacaaaacaagcatgAATCACAGTTTCTTAAGCTCACCATGGTCCCATCCCGATATTTGGCATGGCTGTAGGTGCTATGATTCCATTTACTAGCTGCTGGATGATTCtgtatcaggaaaaaaaaacattttcaaaaatcatTTGCTGAATCAAACCAAGCAATTCAACTTGTCTTCTCACCACACCTGCACACATGGAAAATGTCCTCAGATATTTTTAACTTTATGGTCTCAGAAATATATTATACAGATGGTGATACTGGATATTTGCTGTTATTTATAGGAATAATGGGTCTTTGCtattaaaatgataataatggatattgtgttttatgttttctggTAACTAAGTAAGAGGCATTACAGATCATGtcgtgttatttttattgggtCTGTTAGTTAAACATTCTACATTACGTTTAGCTGTATCTTAACACATCACGTCACTGTATTCTAAAACTGGAGGTAATATTGTTTAAGTATTGTCTAATATAACAAGACAAGCACATATTATTCACACAAAaggtgcaatttttttttacccgaacCCTCTTGTGTCCCACACaaacctcccacacacactctactgCGGAAAATGTCTCACCCCTCTAACGTGGGCACTCCTTCATGGCGCGTACCCTGTCTTCGAGGAACATGTCGGCCCCGTGGTTGCCGCGCACTATATCGTTGCCGTGATGCCATTTCCCGCTCTCTCCGGTTTTCTGTCTCTCGGTTGTCCTCTGTGGGTAACCGCGTTCGAAGGTCAAAGTTTTCATCAAAAATCCCGAGAGCAAACGGACCATACCCAGAGGGAAATGTGAATAAGTGTTGGTGATCCATGTTCTAGtagaaaacacagaggcaacGTCAAATCATGGTGAAATGTGCAAAATTTTCTTGCAGATGAGCTGATTTTGTGAGTCCCACTGACCTCAAAGGCTGAGCGGCTCTGATCACTGGTGGAGGATGTGGAGGCCGACCCATTCTCAGTactgcagaaacacagtggTGAAGAAAGCAAAAAGCTTAATTATCAGAAGAACTAAATTAATGAGAAACACAGTAATCCTCCATACCTTCTTTCCTCAGGCAATTCCTCAATGAAGCCAGACTCACAGCGTGGACAGGTGTAGTCCTAcagtgaaaatataaatgtcaaTGTCCAGTATGTATTCAACATGACTAACAAATATGCAGTTATCTGTTAATGAGGTATACCTAAATAAACATGGTGTAGCCTAATTCAACAACATAACATCCCACCCTTATAAGGGTTGTCAAGTTTCCTTTAGAGTGTTAGATAGGTGTCTATTCAACTTTGTTTATTTAGACAGCTAAgtgctgctgttgaattgtataGTGTTATACTGAGAGGTGTTCCAAATATTTACTCTACCCTGGCTAATACAAACAAGGTGAACAAAATAGTACTAGTGGCTCTTAGTATAATGCAATACAGtagcagcaccacaaactacagcctccaaaataaCTGTAAACACTTAAAACAGTGTCAACTAATGCTAAAACCTATAATCTTCATACAAGTAGGATCTGTTGGATCAGAATACATTAGTTTTGACTAGGTTAATGTGTACATAATAAGCTGGCAAGTGGGTATATGATGTCTAATATtggaaaatacatattttcttataaaaaaaatatgactgttAAGTGCAGACAGGCTAATGTTGACATAGAGCATAAGAGTAGCCAATAACATCCATTACAGATGCCTTATTTACAGGACATTAAGCAACTGTGATTTAACAAATGTCACATACTGTGAATAACACCCTGTAAACGCTGCCAGTTAGTAAATATAATCTCCTGAGAGCATCCTGCCACAGAGGTGAGCAGCTGGCTGACTGTTTGTCTATAAAGTAACTGTTACTGTAACATTCAAGAAGCTTCCCATGAATAGCTTGACAACAGACTGCagtggcaggcaggcaggctgtTGTCACAATATTAATGCATTAAACTGAGTCTAGCTTTAGACGTAAGTGATATTGTGCAGTTTTACTTCTCTTTGCGGCATAGACACAGTAGGCTAACAAGGAAAGAAATTTCCGTGAAGAGTTTTTATATCGGCTGACTGTAAATGATAAAATCAAAACCTGTTAACTCAACGCTGACAGAATCGGTATCTGACTAAACAGTGAGCCTACGCTTTCTTCTAGTAGCTAGCTCGCTGACGTTAAACGCCACCACAATGAGACCTGTCACGCCGGTAGGATTAACTCTATCTGGCTGCTATTTAAGGTAGTGCGATATAGCTGGAATTGTACCTCTAAATCACAAGATCATAACGTGAGGGTGCCCGCCAACTTAATTACTATCACTTGACTGTCACTCTGAACCGTCGGTGCTAACTAGCGTAGCTAAAGAGCAGCAGTCAGGCGACGTGACTCGCTGTGCGCCACAAACATACACGCACATAAAATCCCAACAAGAACAAATATAATGTCTCCTTCTTCAAGTCGGTAACTAAGTCTCTTTGGTCCTTACCGGTAAACGCGGACTAATCTCTGCTGAACACCGGTGACAAAAAAACCGGCAGGGCCGTGGGGGAGCTTCAGCCATTTCTGAGCAGGAGACCAGTTCGTACGGTACGGACGGGTAGCAACAAGGGACAACAAGACCTCACTTTCGCAGGGGGAAAGACACGGTCGAAACGGAAACGCACGAGCACCTACGTAACATCACCATGGTAGCTACACAAATTTACTAAGGACAAGAGTTCCGGTTGAAAatttccttcaaaataaaggcactaaaatctaattttaaaaccATACAACCACTATGCGACCTTTAATGAATGACttccattgtttttttattttaattcattcaAAGGCTTCACATACTAACAGAATATGTATCAATATATTCTATCTTTGTTGTGGAATCatgatatttattattatttattattttcaacCACAAGACATTCATGTTAAAATTTTGGAATGCAATTCACACATAAGAGCTTCGGCAAAAACTTTGCTCCAAATAATGTGATGTGAAACAATAGTTCTCAAGAGTGTTTTAtatgtttactgtatgttttgtcCACCCTTATTTACATGACATAATGGGGTCCAAATAGAAGAAAAGTCTCTCTATACAATTTAATACCATTATGATGGCGTCAACAAATAGTGAATGCCATAATGTGGTGGTAAAGGTTTACAGCAGACAGTACTCTGGATTACATCACATAGCAcaaatttatctttttttgagCATTTTGAGCATATGATCATAATAGAAAATACTGTGGTCTTGAAGACTTGCAGAGAGAACGCTTTTATTCTGGACAAAGTATGACCGGAagtcttgtttttgcttttgcagCCTCCAGGTCAGCTACACGTTAGCAGTAAGAGGCTTGTTGTAGTCCGTGAGCTTTGTTTTCGGAATTTATTCTTCCTCCTGGTACGGCCATGGAGTCTAGCGATGCAGGTAAACCTTTATAAAGAATCTGAATGAGATTCTAACACTAATTATAAAGCAGCTGTCCTTTGTGAACACGTAAGTTAGTCAGATTTGTTTTAAACGTTAACTAGCATATGTTGCCGCTTGTTGGCGTAACCATGACGAGCgctagctagcgttagctgTCGGGTTAGCTAAACAAGATAATTATTAAATAACACAATTTGCATTAAATTGacttaaattaataaatacgATTCTTTCCTATGATCTGCAGCCTTTAATATCCACGTGTCATAAAATGACTGTCTGACTTTTAACAGCTGATTaaagttgtttcttttgttatttgatTTGGAGAAGCTTTCTTGTTCGCCAGTCTTTCCTGGCTATATTAAATATAATGTTACCATATTGATATAACTTTAAGTATTTATAACCTACAAATGTCTTGAATAGCAGTATTTTAAATCAGAGAATATCACATATACAGCTCCACAGCTGTTTAACATGCCTACCGTTGTCGTTTTGTTTCACTTTCCTATTTTATCTGCGTTCAGGGCGAGGGGGATGGAAGTCCAAGCCTGGACAGCCACAGAAAAATAAGATGAACATGAATATTCTCCGTCAAGAGAAGCTCATAgctcagaagaagaaggagattGAGGCCAGAATGGCAGAGCAAGCCAAAATGAATGTGCAAACCACTAGCAAGCCCCAGCCTCCAAGGTAAGGAAACACATGTGAGCCCACAAATATGTCACAGACATATCTGTAACACTATCAACATGTGAACATTAAATAAAAGGGATTTGCTTCAAGTAAATGATGTAAGGTATAATGGCTTTGCATTGCTTAACAGTAAGAAGAACTTAAACATGTAACAAAGTGGAtgttcaatgattttttttttcaatctgatCCATGTAGTTCTCCCAGTCCTCAAGGAGCCTCCTCAAACAAGTTTGCAAATGATGGAAGTTTCTTACAGCAGTTCATGAAGATGCAGAAGGAGAAATCCAACAATGTGCCAGGTTAGTACTTTCATCTGACAGTTTAGCACTGAGCCTGTAGTTTTTGCTTGTGgaaaagacagataaagaggTCCTTGACTGTTGTACAGTGTACAGCGTGTACGGGAGGTAGAGGCTATTTAAGAGGGCATCCTCACCCAAGGGAATTCGGTTTGAAAACCGTGACAGGACCATGAACAGTACCATGCCTTACTTGAGTTGATTACCTGCCAAATGCTCTGGTTTCTGGAAGAGCTCTTACCAACAATTGCAGACATAGTAATAGAATTTAGCTAGTAGGCTAAGTCTACTACTAGATTTTTTCAATTGTGCCATGTACTCTTTCTAGGTTCCACTGGTGATACCAGATCTCCTTCAACCCCAACTTCATTGCCAGGAGGAAACGCACTTCAGAAAAAGAGCATTCTTGTTGGCAAGCGGCCTGGCCTTGGAGTCAGTAGCATGCTTAGTCAGTTTAAGAGCTACTCACAGGCCAAAAAGAGTCCTGTTCTCAGCCAGAGGCCGAGTGTGTTTTGTTCTCCAGATggtgaagatgaggaagaagatgCCGATTACTCCAGATTCTTAGAGATGAAAGGTAATTCAAGCCCTGTGTTTCTCTGGACAACTCTGTGGCTTGGACATTTCAGTGCATCTTCTGCGTATTTCAGTGGTACAGTTGCCTTGTGACTGCCCTTATAATAAATGTACTCATAGCCTGCTTAAAGTCTCTCCCCCAGAGGATTCAGACACCAGACTCATTATCGACAAGATGGCCTCTTTTGTGGCAGAGGGAGGACCTGAGCTGGAGAGAAAGGCCAAGGAGGACTACAAGGACAATCCTGTTTTCTCGTAAGTCTGAAGGACATTGTAGCTTATCTAGGTTTATTTTACTCATACAGTATTTTCAAACTTATCTGTTTTCACTTGTTGTCCTTGCTTTGCAGATTTTTATATGATAAGAGCACTATGGAGTATCTCTACTACAAAAAAAGAGTTGCAGAATTGAGAAAGGATTTGCTAAGACCTGAGAATTCATCAGATAATGGTAAGATTACCTCTTCGCACCCTCTGTCTCttgcctctgttttctctctcatacCACTCCTCtatgaaatacaaaaatgaaactGTGTTAGGGGTCAACAGTATATTGTCAGTATAGTTATCAGTTATCACAGTATGACCTTTCTTTGCCTCTAACTTGAGTCAAACTGTGTTATTCATAGACATATTCAgttgcatttttaaaacaaaggaggaaataaCATTTGCATACTGGCTTTTAAGACCACACCAtcatacaaaaataatttctagTCAAGGTATTAATCTGGTTCTGGTTCATCATCAGACTGCTTCTTTAGGCTGTGCATATGCACGTCGTGTGCTCTTTagtttttctcttattttcttatgttttaatAAACCTTACTTGTTTTTGGTTTGGACTTTGAAAGTTGTAGAGTACAAATCTTTAGCCAGTAAATTGTGAGAACCATTTATAATTTGATCAAATTTTAAAGAGTAAAGATTCTAGTCATTATGTTTACAGATACACGTTTTACAGTGTAGTCATACTGTATATGGTACAGCCTCTCTGGCCTTTATTTGTTCTTCATTTGCTATACTAAAAACCTCACATACA includes:
- the rnf126 gene encoding E3 ubiquitin-protein ligase RNF126, which produces MAEAPPRPCRFFCHRCSAEISPRLPDYTCPRCESGFIEELPEERSTENGSASTSSTSDQSRSAFENMDHQHLFTFPSGYGPFALGIFDENFDLRTRLPTEDNRETENRREREMASRQRYSARQPRGRHVPRRQGTRHEGVPTLEGIIQQLVNGIIAPTAMPNIGMGPWGMLHSNPMDYAWGANGLDAIITQLLNQFENTGPPPADRERIKSLPTISITEEHVGAGLECPVCKEDYSVEESVRQLPCNHLFHNDCIVPWLEQHDTCPVCRKSLSGQNTATDPPGLSGMNFSPSSSSSSSPSSPSNENAASNS